A window of Bacillota bacterium genomic DNA:
TGTCGAGTTTCCTAGTCCAAAACAGTAAATATTGTAGTCACAACACGTTTTTAGGCTCATGACGGGTTAGCCCCTGTGTCATGGGCTTTTTTAGGCCTTTGCTGTGTCTACCACTGTACAATGCCAGACAGAGCTAGATTGTCCGGTTTGTCTTTAAACAGAGAATAAATAGATTTTGTGTCAGGGTCAACATGACCAAAGAAAATAAAAATTAATATTTCTTCAATAAATGCAAGGAAGTAATTAAAGAGCGTTATTCTTACCAACCAGGTTGAGTCGAAAAAAAAAGATGCCAGCACTGTCAGGCAGACGTAAGAGCCGGGTATGCATCATTACCGGTTTTTTAAATAAGTAACCGGAGATTGCGAAGGACAGCCCGAGAAGGATAAAGAATCCCCAAAGAAAGACGATGTTGGCGGTAACCACCTCGGGGAACAGGTGCCAAAGAAACCATGCGGATGCAATGTAAAAGAAGAGGTCAGACACTGAGTCGTAAATTTTGCCGTATGGAGTTACTTGATTAAATCGTCTGGCAAGTAAAGCGTCAAAGAAATCTGTTGAGCCCAACACCAGGTAGGCAGCGAAAAAAAACCAGGTATGTCCGGCCAAAACCAGCCAAAACAGAATCGGAAGTAAGACCAGTCGGGATAGGGACAGGGCACAGGGCAAGTTTAGTTTGAGCAAACGCAACCCTTCTTTCAGTTTTATGCTCTCATCATAGCATATGGAGTCGCAGTTGCCAAAGCACAGCAGGTAATTGAGAGACTATAGCGAATATTCTCCTTATGGGAGGGGTTGCCTTGCTAGCTATTTTAAACAGTTGCACAATCTCCGGGTATGAGGGCATACTTACTAGGGTCGAAGTCAATGTCGCCCGGGGATTTCCTCATTTTGAGATCGTTGGCCTGGCTGACACAGCAGTTAAAGAGTCGAGGGAACGGGTGCGGGCGGCTTTGGGCAATACTGGATTCAGGATGCCTGACGGCCGAATTACCGTAAACTTGGCGCCGGCATCTGTGCCTAAACACGGGCCAGTTCTTGACTTGCCGATTGCCCTGGGGATATTGTTGGCCAGCCGTCAGATACCCGACTCGGAGATATTGCGTTCGGCGATGATTTGTGGTGAATTGTCACTGGAGGGGTTGGTCCAGCCAGTGCGCGGGGTGCTGTCAATGGCTTTAACTGCCCAGGAGCAGGGACTGAAACAAGTAGTTGTCCCCGCAGCCAATGCCGATGAGGCGGCGGTGTTAGAGGAAATCCAGGTCTACGGAGCCGAAACCCTCACTGGGTTGACAAAGACTGGTCATACCTTTACACCCTGGCAACGGGGTAAGAGTCAAGAGAAAGCGCAAACGGGAAATGATTTTGTCGACGTCAAAGGCCAGCATATGTTAAAACGCGCCTTGGAAATTGCCGCAGCCGGTGGACATAATATACTGATGATTGGCCCGCCTGGCTCAGGAAAAACAATGCTGGCTAATTGTTTGCCGTCAATTATGCCTCCGCTTACATACAACCAGGCGCTGGAAGTAAGCCGGATTTACAGTGTGGCAGGCCAATTGGGGGACCGGGGATTGATAAGACAGCCGCCTTTTCGCAGTCCACATCACTCTGCCAGTTATGCGGGCATTGTGGGCGGGGGCGCCGTGCCCCGTCCCGGGGAGGTCAGCCTTGCTCATCACGGAATCCTCTACT
This region includes:
- a CDS encoding CDP-alcohol phosphatidyltransferase family protein — encoded protein: MLCFGNCDSICYDESIKLKEGLRLLKLNLPCALSLSRLVLLPILFWLVLAGHTWFFFAAYLVLGSTDFFDALLARRFNQVTPYGKIYDSVSDLFFYIASAWFLWHLFPEVVTANIVFLWGFFILLGLSFAISGYLFKKPVMMHTRLLRLPDSAGIFFFRLNLVGKNNAL
- a CDS encoding YifB family Mg chelatase-like AAA ATPase, giving the protein MGGVALLAILNSCTISGYEGILTRVEVNVARGFPHFEIVGLADTAVKESRERVRAALGNTGFRMPDGRITVNLAPASVPKHGPVLDLPIALGILLASRQIPDSEILRSAMICGELSLEGLVQPVRGVLSMALTAQEQGLKQVVVPAANADEAAVLEEIQVYGAETLTGLTKTGHTFTPWQRGKSQEKAQTGNDFVDVKGQHMLKRALEIAAAGGHNILMIGPPGSGKTMLANCLPSIMPPLTYNQALEVSRIYSVAGQLGDRGLIRQPPFRSPHHSASYAGIVGGGAVPRPGEVSLAHHGILYLDEFPEFRREVIEVLRQPMEAGEITIARARASFRFPARFLLVASANPCPCGYYGVEAAECRCSLSQIQRYRARFSGPILDRMDIWIDVPPVSYQQLRDKQETEPSSAVRYRVIQAREVQAQRFGAPGAVNSQMDPGAIENYCGLDRESERLLAAAFNRLSFSARAYQRLLKLSRTIADLAGHEQIQFIDVSEALSFRNLHWERIE